Part of the Opisthocomus hoazin isolate bOpiHoa1 chromosome 5, bOpiHoa1.hap1, whole genome shotgun sequence genome, CTATGCGGAAATTCAGTCTCATCAGCACAATGCTGAATAATAAAGAGAGAGTGAGATGTCTCAGAATTAGTAAAAGTACAGGCAGTCATGTAGAAACTTACTGACGTTATCTGGAATGAGTGGACTTTTTTCCACACTTCTAATAAATAACTCACCAGTCCATTTATAATTAATTGTATTTCTAAATGAGAATTGTCCTaatatttttacttctgctttaTCTATGGGAGGATAGTTTGGAACATAGCTGTTGATTGTAAAGGGTTCTGTGAAAAGCACATAAGAAGCTTAATGAGTAAACCAGGAGTTTTGAACCTTTGTATCTTTGTGGATCCCTAAAAATCTTCCAGGGAGTGCATGGACTCTGTACAGTAATATTAGGCTTCCTTTGCTCATTTACCCTCTGCAGGCACTGTGGAGGAGTTCATGCACCTCCAGGGGTCTGAGTACCGTAGACTGGAAACTGCCAGACCAGACTGACAATTCTCACATACGTACAATCTTACCAGTTCATTAATGAAGTTAGAAATCCATTTTGCCTGTAGCAAAATCACACAGTTTTTTCCAGTTCAAAGGCCAGTGCTACTTCATGCAGTGACTGGCTTGCGGAGGCTGGGTGAGGATTGCCTGCTCCCGAGAGAACTACATGCATGTGTGCGTGCACAGCAGGAATGGTGTCTCTTATTTAACAGGTTTTGTTCTTCCTGATGGCTTAAAGCCCATCACAGTGCCCTAGTGCCCAGAGCTGATGAGCACTTGGAGTTGTTGCCTTTGTGGCTAAGCTGTAAAACTGAGTTTTGACTCTTTGTGCGTATTCACAATTGTGTGCTCTTGGTATGAGCAGGTGTGCCTGACACCTGCTATCCTGGCTAAATTCCAGCTTGGATAATGCCTGAGCTTCCCTTGGTGCTTTCATGTGGATacgcttttctcttcctttcgcGGCACATGCTCCTAACCCCATAAAGGATGAGAGATGCTGCCAATGTGAATATTTTTCCATCactaaaaatatgtataaaaaacaCACGTGCATCGCTTAGCTCGGAGCTTCTGCTGTATTGTGATGATCTCACatttcttgctttctgcttcgagttctttttttttttttttttgtagtgttgtTCCCATCTCCGGCGCGCTGTATCAAACACAAATGGAATGACTCTTAATCAAACTAGCAAGGCACAAGGGCTGTTGAAAGTGCAGAAGTGGACAGTTCATCAGAGTGTTTTTCCCTTTAGCGTTAGTCAGGTTACTTTAGGTTCTTGAGGCTGTTAGAAGCAGTCATAACTAGTTTTAAGGGCTAATTTTAAAATGTCCTCTTTAAAAAAGCTGTCTGTCAAGGGTGTTCGGGTTCTGTGGGAAGTTCTCCTTGTGTATTCTGTGGTCTGCAAAGTATTTGCGTTGCTGCCAGTTATTGGAGTGGAGGCAACTTGTTAAGAGTGGTGTTTTCGTTCCGGACCATATACCTGGTCTTGTGCATGGTACGTTGCAGAGATTATTctccattaagaaaataaatgcttaatCCTATTTTAGTATCTTTGCTATGAGGATATGGGTATCTCTTGCCCCATCATGCTGTAATTCTTCTTATGCATCAGATAGTTAGTACGTTTCTTTGCCCTGTATATCTTAACCacaggagaaagcagagaaaataactgAAGGCACTAGAATTGGTTAAAATAATGAGAGCTGAAATACCATGAGAGATGAAATACCATCTTTGTTCTGCATTTGTTGCTCTCTGACTTACATTCTCATGCCTTCTGATATTTGAACATTTTTAGTTGAGTGAGCTTCAAAGCTTACTGACACCAAATCTTGTTACCGTGACCTGTTTTGAAATCTCTACATACCCGTCTAAAAGAGATTGAACAACATCTGATTTAGATGAACAGAAAATGGGAGAATGCTCAAGTGAGGCTCCTGTCATATTGTGCTCGAGTACTGCTGGGATACCAGGACGGGAATCTGTCTTTCATATTGCATTGCTACAGCAAACTCTTTAACAGCAGCAGTGTTTCCTTGAGCCACTTAAATTTCTGTCCTATCTTTTACTGGTATTTTAAGAATATATGTTTcataaaatagttttttaaaaatccttcatGATAACTGGGAAATTAAGGAGCAACTGCATCGATGACAGTTACGAAGTAGATATTGCAGTATCTATGCATCTGCCTtaaacatttctggttttggaTTAAGCAAGAGAGGCAAAGTGTCTTGCTGACGTCCTGTTTTTCCAAGTTTTTATATCTTTCTGTCTCCAGGGTATTTGTTCTTAAAGTCTGTTTGCTTCTTTAATGTTGTAACTATGACTATTTTAGCTTACAGATCAAAATGGTTCTATTCGTTACGTTCTCGATTGATCTCTTTTGGGACGGTTGTGTCTAATTTAACGTCAGGAGAGCTCTTTCAATGCAGAAGCTACCTATTCAAATGCCTATTGAAATCATCAGGATTTTGATGATTTCAGCATTGTATGTCCCTAGACTAATTCTATCTTAACTCTGTTTTCTGTGGTATCTGGAAGccacctttttggtttttttagaaaCTAAACAAGAAACCTCAATCAGAACATGTAGAACTAAAGGAGATTTCCAAACCCTCGTCTTTCCATTTGTACTTTGTGCATCTTGGTGGCGTAACTTACCTGCAGCATTTTGCAGTCGTTGGCTGAGAATCTCCTGACCTCTCAGGATATTGCGTGGTCCTCCCAAATTTGTGGGTAAACTATGAAGAAACTCATGTCTGAGACTTCAGAGGGCATTTGTGGATGGATGTGCAGTGAGGGCCTGGCCTTTTCTCCAGCATCTTCTTCCAGTAAAGAAGCTAGGAATTCATATATAGAGGAGAGTTGATATTTCAGACCCTGCAGTTAGAGCCAGTCCTGTGGCCTGGGTTAGGCGTAGGTTGGGGATCTGCTGATCTATTTCATGATGTGGGATTGTTAAATGGCTGGGTGACTTTGATCCTATTGGATTCTCTTAGCCCATTAAGATGATTAATGGATTCACTGGGTTGTCTTCGTTGTCTTATTTGTCACTCTGACATATGATATTTTGCAGATTGTGAACACAGCTAATAATAAGAGAAGCTTGAACGGTTTGTGTTCCTGTCAGTGTGGTGTTTATTTCCCAGCTGTGCTAGCTGATCTGATAAAAGATCCCTCCTTCTATGAgctttgtctttatttctttaaagtgAGGTAGAGCATAGGACTAAAGGGACCTTCTTGATGAGTGAGTTCAGGTCTCTGCTAGACTGTGGAATATGTGTTGATAAAATAGCTTGCTGTCTCTCTCAAAGATTAAGTTACGTGAGTGTGATAGACCTATTGACTGTTGGCTTCTTGGAAATGCGTGTCTGACTTCGGGCCTAAGCATATTCATGGCTAATTTGTTCCTATTGCGTTTAAATTGACATCGCCCTTTAGTTTGACTGACTCCTGATGTCTACTCCAGTACTCCCAGTATGTGAGATCAATCAACCAGTTTGTTTTGTCGGGCATAATATATCCTGGGCTTTGCTTATTTCACAGCCAGTTAATATTGATGGCTTACATTTCCTTTCGGATCAACTCATAGACCCAAGCTTTTCCTCCCATCGCTGTTTCTAACTGCTGAACTCCCCGAGCGTCCTGTTCATTACTGAGTTCAATTTCATTTCTGACACTCTGCATTACAAGATTTGTGCAGCTCTTCCTGTATGGTGTTATAGTCCTCATTTGTACACAGAAATGCCTCCCCATTTTATGTCATCTACAAATGGCTTTGGGAGACTTCACATTTCTGCAGGACGGGCGTTAATAGGAATATAAGCTGAACTGAGCACTAAGGTAGACCTATTAAGAAGTCTGTTAGCACCTTTCtggcattttaatgttttcttgccTTAGCCAATTTCTTACTCaccttaaagcttttttttttcctcactataGAAACTTATCTCCAGTTCTCCTGAAAATTTTCCATGTGGCACAGTACTAGATACCCTACCAAAGTACAGAAAGGGTAATGCGTTCCCTTTCTCTCGGAACTCGGTTCTTTTCCTCCAGGGAAAGATGATTTTAAACTTTCAACTTAATTGCGAATGAAACATCTTTAGTAATTCCATGCTGGAAAAGGGTGGAAAATTCAAATGTCTCTGCGCGTTTAAAATTTGTTTGGTGTACTGTTGAGATCAAACTGGtgggatactttttttttctttcgctcTTAAATATAGTTACTCACTTGTTACTCTCCTGTCAGAATGTAAATTACTGACAAGGGTTTTATAAGAAATCTTCGCAGGTTCATGTGTAATTTTGTGTGCTCACTGTATTACAGTTCTGGAATGGAGATTACCTGCTTACTCTGATACAAGTGCATTAAGTTATTTGAGTTTTGTTTCCATCTTCAGGTGATAACAGCCTCTTCCCATAAGCTCACTAACCTGTCCGTGGCCAGCCAGCTCCTCTTCACTGGAAGCTGAGTCAGAGCATTCatttcattttagaaagaaaagtatCTTACAATTCCATCTTCATTGTGTGGTGATcctgctgcttttccctctgtTCTGTTCGTATTCATAGGACTGAAAAGCCTTTTGGTGCAGCTTGTAATATTCTTTGTATGGTCTAACTTGAATTgctcatttctcctttttttttttttttcttgcatgtctttcTTCGCTAGCTTTTCCTTTTGACCTTTTTTCAGTTCTTATAGATTATCAAACTACTTCTAACATCTTTTTGGAAGCACTTGCTTgacaacttttttccccttgcttgaAATATAAAATCCCGATAGCTTTAACACCTTGGACTTGAAGAGCATCCAGGCTTCTTCCACATTCAAATTCCTGGTCTCCTCAGTCACAGGTTTTTAAGCTAAATTTCTTAGCTTATCAAAATTCacatttcttaaataaaatctATTACAACTGTTTGCAAGTTATCTTGAATTTAAACTGAACTACATCATGCTTGCTTAACCCCGCAGTGTTTTCTCAGACATCCTCATACACAGAGATGATGACTACTTTCCAAAATAAAACCCTTGCCTCTGTGTGGTGAACTCCCAGTGTTGTAAGTGGGTGTTGTCTGCACAGAGCAGCTGCAATGGACatgtttatttgggttttttttgacgtAATGACACAAAAAAGCATGAGTCCAAGAAATTTCACAAAGCTTCAGTGTGCAAAACCACGGTAGGGTTCTCTCTAGTTACAAAACACAAACTGTtagttctgttgttgtcctacaGTATAAGTAACTTTCTCCAAGAGAGACTTCTTCATAAGAAGGGAGTCAAACTGGTATTAAAAAATCTGCCAATACAGTCAGGTGACAGTAAAACAGACTGGTGACTGTGTTTACAAAAACTCTCCTTCTCGTGACACTTAAAGTGAATCTTGCAGTATcagacagaagcagcagagcaggatcCGTTCTGCTCCACGAAACATTAGTGCGTTCTCAACAGCTCTGCTAGGGTTTTTCAGAACACGCACACAGGATATGGGAAGCAACCAATCTCTGAGTAGTTGTACCAAGGACTGATCCAGTTACCAACGTTTGGCTTTTACACTTACTAATAAAACGTATACTTAGTAATAAAACGTCGTGTTTCCTTACTGTGTTGGATGCATTTACCACACTGTAGTAGCTCTGAGGATATACTGGCGTTAAGGTACCTTTGGGAACATGGTCTCTTTTGGTTGGAGTACATGAAAGGGAGTTTAAAATATCCAAAGTAACTGCTTCAGTTACATTGGGTGATGGAAGGAAGCCTCAGTAATAGGGCAGGTTTCCCCAGATGGTTGTCTCGGTGCTTGAAGGTTACGCTTAGCTAATCAGAAAAGCTTTTCTGTGTGATGTGTGTGTTTTGAGAATAACTTGAAGGATTCTTACCTAGATGTTCACCTCTGGTTTTATTTAAACATGTTGCCCTCAGTGGAATGGGAGTATAATCTGTAACTTCAGTTTGTTTCCCTATGTAGAATGTCCTGCTTGGTGAATTCTCTTATTTTAAGGCTCTGAGAGGATGCTACTTAccacaaagcagatttttttttttttttttgagtctcaAAAGCCAGACACACGTTCCAGCTCTGCGCCTCAGTACATAGAGAACCGTTAATCATGGTGACAACCTAACTTCCAGAGGAAAGCTGACATTTCAGGTTATTAAGTCAGAAAATGATTGGGAGAAGTTTAATGGCGGGTAAACAAATACCTAACAAATGGAAGTTTCAAAAcctaatttaaaaatgtattttaagtagTTACCAGTCAGCCTGCAGAAGCATGTGAGGCATTTCTAAAATAGAAACTGCGATGGCTCATGGAATAATGCATGATCAGTCATGTCATTCAAAATTACCTgtcagctgcaggcaggcaggttcctctttttctctccccccctcttctttccccccccccttttttttccccccatctctctttttttttttttttttttcccctgtacagCTTCAAGTCAGAGGATGAGTGCTTATACTTTGTCATTTGTGTCTGCAGAAGCTTACATCTAGGTAACCTGAAGTACTGCTTTAATATGCTAGGTTAGAACAAATCAGACCCTGGGATATATCACAGTGAGTTATCATCCGGAAATGGCAGATGGGACATTGGAGTTGGTGGAACAGTCACGTAAAGTTACAGAGTGAGTCACtggcaaagctgggaggagtgaaGATTTTTAGGCATTATCTGGGAGTTCAATCACTAGTTTCCACCGCTTAGGAGTGGTTGTTGGCAGTATAACCTGGTACCAGGTACGTACGCTCCAACTGATTTTACTTGCGCTGAGACAACGTCTCTTTGGTATCTTGTAACTTTTCATGGACAACTGTAGTAAAATAATGGTCTTTTTTACTGGGAAGAAGAGGAACCTGCTGCACCCTTTTACTTTCTCCCCTAGTATGAACTGGTTAGTGATAGTTCTGTTATTTTTCCAAGGTTTTTGTAACCTACCACTGATTTTAGTATCTTAGCAGGTACTTAAAATGATGATGCacgtttttctttctgcagaaactgtattTCTGTCTTAGAGCTTCACTCTCCAAAGACACTTAGTGTGACTACCAGTTGTATATACCTGCTGTATGTTCTAAGAGAGGGGGAAGACAGTATCAAGGGTGACTAGATTTCTGTTTTCATGAAACTTCCTCTTTATTTCGGGAAGCAAATTTACTGTGATGCTAAATTACTGTTTCCTTTTGGCAATAGGTCATAGCAAACGACAGAAGCCCACTGGTGGGTAGAGTCCACTGGGAGAAAATGGTGAAGAAAGTATCAAGATTCGGCATACGTACTGGCACTTTTAACTGTTCCAGTGACCCCAGGTATATTCTTAAAGGATTATCTAAATCCCAGGAATATCTGAAGTCTCAGCTGCATTCTGGCAGCAGGGCTTGCTATGTTGTAGAAGTAGCTGTGACAGAAGGTGGCTTTATTCATGTTTTTATCTCTACTAAAGTCTGTTCAGAATTCTCCATTACATTATTTATCAGCATCATAAACACAGATCTGCAGCTTCCTAAAGCATGATGTGGGAAATACGTGATTAGACTATGCGGAGTGTAATACAGCAGCGGAAGGGAATGAATAGAAGAATCTGGCCTTACAGTCCAGGCATTCGGGGACAAGAACTGTGCTTGCTTGGGACAAAGCCGAATATATATAGCCCACATAAGGGAGCTGTATCAGTTGCAGAGTTGTTACATTGCCATCTGGAAGGGAGAAGCGCAGGTTAGCATGACCCTTGCAAACAGTGCCCGCTTCTCAGGATTACTGAGAAGTCCTGTTCCCTGACCAATGGGGGTATGTTTTTGTGTAAACTTGCACACACCCTTTGACAACATACAGTGTGTTATGCAGCATTCACTGTTGTTTGCTTATGATTTTGAacaaggaagaggagcagagccaAAGAAGCTATTAATAATTCCATGCTGctgtaaaaagaatttttttttttaacattttgttggAAGCTTTTGCTTCACATGATGGAAAACTTTGTCTAGAATTCCAGTGGTATGTGTGGATACGCACACGTCTTACACAGCCTGAGTCCTAAATGTTTACAGAAATCTCAAACTTAATCATAAGAGAAAATGCTTAGACTTTGCAGTGCTTATGCAAAATAATGTTGTATAATCAAAACACTGGTATTTCAACAGCTTAAAAATTTGGCAGGGTTTCTCTTTGCAGAGCTCCTAACTAGTCTTAATGTTATGATCAAATACtatgttttaaattaattcatttttccctaatacaaaaaaatgttttgttgagTAAGCCCTCATGAATAGGTTTCATCAGGTTGCAGCTGAAATTCAGAATGACACTGCATGCTACAGTAGTCAGGCTACATTTATTAGTAGGGTCATATTGTATGGCTCCTTCTGAAAACATTACCTTCAGATTCCTGAGATGGGGAGTTGTAATTGTCTAAATATGAGTTGGTAGACCACAGCCAGAGAGGATGTAGGTTAGATGGCTCATGACTGAGGCTGATGGCCCCTGTTTCAGCGCACAGGGTTTTCGGAGGCAGTTTGCGTGCCTGCTGGCTGTGTAATGTTGCGATTGTTGACGGTTGCCAGACATTTCCTAAAAGGAGGACTAGATAAAGTGGAGGGCATAGTAATGCTGGCAGGAAAGATGCGTGAGAGAAGGCATCTTCTGAGTCACCAGACTTGTCTCACAGTTAACTGAGGTCTGCACCACTACTCAGGGTTTGGCCTTGAAGAGCTTTTGGGTATGGATTTGGAGTTCATCCCAGCTCAGTGCTCTGCCTGCCGGGCAGTGGGGGTATTCTTTTAGCCCACATCATCCGGCAGCACGTGTCTGCTTCTTCCTCCGCCAGCTTCGTGGCGAGCTCTCTCACCACACCTCGTAGCCTGGCTGCGTCCTTCCAAAATGGCCCCAGTAGGAAGTGGACACTTGTCAGCTTCGTTAAAGCAACTGTGAACAGACCAGTGCTTTGTTAACTTCACCCCACTTTTGCCTGGAAAAACTAGGACAGAAGGAAGCAATGGGAAGGTTATCTGCAGGCTCAGGAAAGCTGTGGGACATGGAGTTACACTGCAGTGGTTTTCTTCTTGGCTGGAAGGCCAAGGAAAAATAGCTTCTAATACTAAAGGTTTATGGTGACAAGTCAGCTTGCGTATTTTTCAAATCCAGCTATAAAGCGTGACTGTGTGGCCTTGTTTGCTGTAATGACCCATGAACATTAACACTACTCTTCATCCTGTTTTATGAATACGTATCTCTTTACAGCATTTCTGTAAGATAGATAACATGTGTTGTAAGAACACACTTTGCTAGAGAATATTGGGTGCCCATAGTTCCTACTATTATTAAAGACTCTCAGGTGCTCAGCATGTCTCGTTTTTGGGCTGGTAACAAATGTAAGGACTGCGGCTCCAGGGATATGAAACTCTGTAACCTAACCTGCCATTTTCTTTGTAGATACTGCAAGAAAAGGGGTTGGCTGAAATCCACTCTCATTATGTCGGTTCCGCAAACCAGCACCTCCAAGGGAAAAGTAATGCTTAAGGAATACAGCGGGCGCAGAATCGAAGTGGAGCACATCTTCAAATGGATCACAGCCCATGCTGCTTCTCGGATCAAAACCATCTACAACTCCGAACACTTAAAAGAAGAATGGAACAAGAGTGACCAGTACCGTGTGAAAATATACCTGTTTGCCAACCTCGACCAGCCTCCGGCCTTCTTCTCCGCACTAAGTGTAAAGTTTACTGGAAGAGTAGAGTTTATTTTTGTGAACGTGGAAAACTGGGACAATAAAAGTTACATGGCAGAAATTGGTATCTACAAGACACCATCGTACATACTTCGGACTCCCGAGGGGATTTACAGGTATGGAAACAACACTGGTGAATTTATATCACTACGTGCCATGGATTCCTTTTTGCGCTCGTTACAACCAGAAGTTaatgatttatttgttttaagcttAGTTTTGGTTAATCTGATGGCTTGGATGGACCTGTTTATTACACAAGGCGCTACTATAAAGCGTTTTGTGGTTCTTATAAGCACTTTAGGGACGTACAATTCATTATTAATTATTTCTTGGCTGCCCGTGTTAGGTTTTTTGCAACTACCCTACTTAGACAGCTTTTATGAGTACAGTTTAAAACTCTTCAGGTACTCTAACACAACTACTTTGGCTTCTTGGGTAAGAGCCGACTGGATGTTCTACTCTTCGCATCCAGCTCTCTTCCTCAGCACGTACCTTGGTCACGGTTTACTAATTGATTACtttgagaagaaaagaagacGCAATAACAACACCGATGAAGTAAATGCTAATAATTTGGAGTGGCTGTCAAGCCTGTGGGACTGGTACACCAGCTACTTGTTTCACCCTATTGCTTCTTTTCAACACTTTCCTTTTGACTCAGATTGGGATGAAGACCCGGATTTGTTCCTAGAGCGGTTGGCCTTCCCCGACCTCTGGCTTCACCCTCTGATACCAACCGATTATATAAAAAACTTACCGATGTGGAGGTTTAAATGCCTTGGCGTCCATTCTGATGAGGAAGTGCTGGAAACCTTTCAAGACAGCGAAAGTGACTCTGACAGTGAAAACAAAGAGGTCTTCAGCAGCGAAAAAGAAGTCTCGGAGAACGATGAGCTAAACGCGTTTCACAGGCGCAGGGAAGGAGAGCCTGGGTGCGGTGCCGAGACCTGTTCGTGTGCCAATAAATATTGTCATCACGAGCCGCATGAACGGAAAGCGAGGTCCTACGGCTCCTACAGCACCGCAGGTGACATGGAGCCAGATTGGTCAGCTTGGCCCTCCGAGATGTTGCACTGTACAGAATGTGTTGTGTGTCTAGAAAATTTTGCAAACGGTTGTCTGCTGATGGGCTTGCCGTGCGGCCACGTGTTCCACCAGAATTGCATCGTGATGTGGCTGGCCGGCGGGCGACACTGCTGCCCCGTCTGCAGGTGGGCTTCGTACAAAAAAAAGCAGCCATACACACATCCGCAGCCTTTGTCGAATGATACCCCATCTTAGCTGTGTGCCCATGTCCTTCGTAAGCTTTCAGGATATTACTGCTTGCCTTTTAAATGTTAGTCACTTAAAAGATTATGcggtttgaagttttagtttaaATGTTAGTGCAGTGAACTAAAATATACAAGATGCTAACGTTAACGACAGAATCATTTGGTTGCCTTGTATGTTGAACTGAATGCATACTTACCGTacaataactttttttcttttcaacatcTGGAAACTCGATGCTGTTTTTGTAAGCACAAAAATCAAGCCTACAACAGAAGCGTACTCCAGCAAATGTTTACAGGTTAGGATGTGGGTGAAATTGAAATTCTAATCAGAGGCAATTGCTTAATTTAAGTGTTTCTTATTTTAGAGTCTGTTCAGCACATCTTTGTTGAATAATGTATGTTGTAAG contains:
- the LOC104329612 gene encoding E3 ubiquitin-protein ligase RNF103 isoform X2, whose translation is MWVKLCCLLLYFLALFVLARVFEAVAWYESGFLATQLVDPVALSFRKLRTILECRGLGHSGLPEKKDVRELVEKSGDLMEGELYSALKEEEASESVSSTNFSGEMHFYELVEDTKDGIWLVQVIANDRSPLVGRVHWEKMVKKVSRFGIRTGTFNCSSDPRYCKKRGWLKSTLIMSVPQTSTSKGKVMLKEYSGRRIEVEHIFKWITAHAASRIKTIYNSEHLKEEWNKSDQYRVKIYLFANLDQPPAFFSALSVKFTGRVEFIFVNVENWDNKSYMAEIGIYKTPSYILRTPEGIYRLG
- the LOC104329612 gene encoding E3 ubiquitin-protein ligase RNF103 isoform X1, whose protein sequence is MWVKLCCLLLYFLALFVLARVFEAVAWYESGFLATQLVDPVALSFRKLRTILECRGLGHSGLPEKKDVRELVEKSGDLMEGELYSALKEEEASESVSSTNFSGEMHFYELVEDTKDGIWLVQVIANDRSPLVGRVHWEKMVKKVSRFGIRTGTFNCSSDPRYCKKRGWLKSTLIMSVPQTSTSKGKVMLKEYSGRRIEVEHIFKWITAHAASRIKTIYNSEHLKEEWNKSDQYRVKIYLFANLDQPPAFFSALSVKFTGRVEFIFVNVENWDNKSYMAEIGIYKTPSYILRTPEGIYRYGNNTGEFISLRAMDSFLRSLQPEVNDLFVLSLVLVNLMAWMDLFITQGATIKRFVVLISTLGTYNSLLIISWLPVLGFLQLPYLDSFYEYSLKLFRYSNTTTLASWVRADWMFYSSHPALFLSTYLGHGLLIDYFEKKRRRNNNTDEVNANNLEWLSSLWDWYTSYLFHPIASFQHFPFDSDWDEDPDLFLERLAFPDLWLHPLIPTDYIKNLPMWRFKCLGVHSDEEVLETFQDSESDSDSENKEVFSSEKEVSENDELNAFHRRREGEPGCGAETCSCANKYCHHEPHERKARSYGSYSTAGDMEPDWSAWPSEMLHCTECVVCLENFANGCLLMGLPCGHVFHQNCIVMWLAGGRHCCPVCRWASYKKKQPYTHPQPLSNDTPS